One Citricoccus sp. K5 DNA window includes the following coding sequences:
- a CDS encoding ATP-dependent Clp protease ATP-binding subunit: MPAFFGPAGSNGDSFDDFVTRYLQGQRVGRQGRPVDLTRLLSKRTHDALATAATFAAERGQSDVDALHILRTMLGEDPAAAAVRQSGADPQALIAAVDDRLPAPSERKDASSTASLNASAQKVLLDGYQVARGFGSTYIDPEHVFFAFVLNHDSPAGQLLTQAGVTPQSLQSAAQQQQQQQLQGQAGQQPSGQDSEASVLEKFGRDLTAEAKAGRLDPVIGRTDEVEQTIEVLARRTKNNPVLIGEAGVGKTAIVEGLAQAIADGEVPAQLQDRRVIALDLAGMVAGTRYRGDFEERLTGAMDELAEDSSTIVFIDELHTIVGTGGSGESGGMDAGNILKPRLARGDLHMVGATTLKEYRTIEKDAALERRFQPVNVGEPSVEDAVQILTGLADRYADHHQVTYTDEALRAAVVLSDRYITDRFLPDKAIDLIDQAGARLSLKRGPKHDAGPAVDTDALRSQLAELEAEKNSAVNAEDYERATELRDEVARISEQLAEASAMQEQGAASRAEAVVDEDAIAEMVSRATGIPAARMTEAEKSRLARLEDELHARLVGQDDAVAAIAKSIRRSRTGMADPSRPVGSFLFLGPTGVGKTELAKALAGSLFDDEDAMVRFDMSEFGERHTVSRLVGAPPGYVGYDEAGQLTERVRRRPYSVILLDEIEKAHPDVFNLLLQVLDDGRLTDGQGRTVDFRNTVLIMTSNLGSEFMSSGGAPLGFVSADAEAAQRDLRQKVMGRVKEFMRPEFLNRIDDTVLFSPLSAAELRQIVGLQLADSEQRLAAQGIALEVDDAARDWIAEAGYEPAYGARPLRRVIQRELDDRVADLLVSEAVTDGDAVRVTVTDGQLVVQPVRAQVPEALAA; the protein is encoded by the coding sequence TTGCCCGCATTCTTCGGCCCCGCCGGTTCCAACGGCGACTCCTTTGACGACTTTGTCACCCGCTACCTCCAGGGTCAGCGGGTCGGTCGGCAGGGACGCCCCGTCGACCTCACCCGCCTTCTGAGCAAGCGGACCCATGACGCACTGGCCACCGCCGCGACCTTCGCCGCCGAACGCGGCCAGTCCGACGTCGACGCGCTGCACATCCTGCGCACCATGCTGGGCGAGGACCCAGCCGCCGCCGCGGTGCGCCAGTCCGGCGCCGACCCGCAGGCCCTCATCGCCGCCGTCGACGACCGCCTGCCGGCCCCGAGCGAGCGGAAGGACGCCAGCTCCACCGCGTCCCTGAACGCTTCCGCCCAGAAGGTGCTGTTGGACGGCTACCAGGTGGCCCGCGGATTCGGTTCCACCTACATCGACCCGGAGCACGTGTTCTTCGCGTTCGTGCTGAACCACGACTCCCCCGCCGGACAGCTCCTGACCCAGGCGGGCGTCACCCCACAGTCCCTGCAGTCCGCCGCCCAGCAACAGCAGCAGCAACAGCTGCAGGGCCAGGCCGGCCAGCAGCCGTCGGGTCAGGATTCCGAGGCCTCCGTCCTGGAGAAGTTCGGCCGGGACCTGACCGCTGAGGCGAAGGCCGGCCGGCTGGATCCGGTGATCGGGCGGACCGACGAGGTCGAGCAGACCATCGAGGTGCTGGCCCGCCGCACCAAGAACAACCCGGTGCTGATCGGCGAGGCCGGCGTCGGCAAGACCGCCATCGTGGAGGGCTTGGCCCAGGCCATCGCCGACGGCGAGGTGCCCGCCCAACTGCAGGACCGCCGCGTCATCGCCCTGGACCTGGCCGGCATGGTCGCGGGCACCCGTTACCGCGGTGACTTCGAGGAACGGCTCACCGGTGCCATGGACGAGCTCGCCGAGGACAGCAGCACCATCGTCTTCATCGACGAGCTGCACACCATCGTCGGCACCGGCGGCTCCGGGGAGTCCGGCGGCATGGACGCCGGCAACATCCTCAAGCCCCGCCTGGCCCGCGGCGACCTGCACATGGTCGGCGCCACCACGCTGAAGGAGTACCGCACCATCGAGAAGGACGCCGCCCTGGAGCGTCGCTTCCAGCCAGTCAACGTCGGCGAGCCCTCCGTGGAGGACGCCGTGCAGATCCTGACCGGCCTGGCCGATCGCTACGCGGACCACCACCAGGTGACGTACACGGACGAGGCGCTGCGCGCCGCCGTCGTGCTCTCTGACCGGTACATCACCGACCGGTTCCTGCCGGACAAGGCCATTGATCTCATCGACCAGGCTGGGGCGCGGCTGTCCCTGAAGCGCGGCCCGAAGCACGACGCCGGCCCGGCCGTGGACACGGACGCACTGCGGTCCCAGCTCGCAGAGTTGGAGGCCGAGAAGAACTCGGCGGTCAACGCGGAGGACTACGAGCGTGCCACCGAGCTGCGGGACGAGGTCGCCCGCATCAGCGAGCAGCTGGCCGAGGCCTCTGCCATGCAGGAGCAAGGCGCGGCTTCCCGCGCGGAGGCCGTGGTGGATGAGGACGCGATCGCCGAGATGGTCTCCCGTGCCACCGGCATCCCGGCCGCCCGGATGACGGAGGCCGAGAAGTCCCGCCTGGCGCGGCTGGAGGACGAACTCCATGCCCGGCTGGTCGGCCAGGACGATGCGGTCGCCGCGATCGCGAAGTCCATCCGCCGCTCCCGGACCGGGATGGCCGATCCGTCCCGCCCGGTCGGCAGCTTCCTGTTCCTGGGCCCCACCGGCGTCGGCAAGACCGAGCTGGCCAAGGCCCTGGCGGGCTCGCTGTTCGACGACGAGGACGCAATGGTCCGGTTCGACATGTCCGAGTTCGGCGAGCGCCACACGGTCTCCCGTCTGGTCGGCGCCCCTCCGGGCTACGTGGGCTATGACGAGGCCGGGCAGCTGACCGAGCGGGTGCGCCGCCGCCCGTACTCGGTGATCCTGCTCGACGAGATCGAGAAGGCCCACCCGGACGTGTTCAATCTGCTGCTGCAGGTGCTCGACGACGGCCGCCTCACCGACGGCCAGGGCCGCACCGTGGACTTCCGCAACACGGTGCTGATCATGACCTCGAACCTCGGCTCCGAGTTCATGTCCTCCGGCGGCGCCCCGCTGGGCTTCGTCTCGGCGGATGCCGAGGCCGCGCAGCGGGACCTCCGTCAGAAGGTGATGGGACGGGTCAAGGAGTTCATGCGGCCGGAGTTCCTCAACCGGATCGACGACACCGTGCTGTTCTCGCCGCTGTCCGCTGCGGAACTGCGTCAGATCGTGGGCTTGCAATTGGCCGATTCCGAGCAGCGGCTCGCTGCCCAGGGCATCGCCCTGGAGGTGGACGACGCGGCCCGGGACTGGATCGCCGAGGCCGGCTACGAGCCGGCCTACGGCGCCCGCCCGCTGCGCCGAGTCATTCAGCGTGAACTCGACGACCGGGTGGCCGATCTGCTGGTCTCCGAGGCGGTGACCGACGGTGATGCGGTGCGGGTGACCGTGACCGACGGGCAGTTGGTGGTGCAGCCGGTGAGGGCTCAGGTGCCGGAGGCACTGGCGGCCTGA
- a CDS encoding DUF3592 domain-containing protein yields MSNTTRWYTNDGQGNGYFAPGWDSERIARRTGVFRWIAVALAMIMIAGGAILASAQYGEQIEYNQLKSTGVQTTGVVGPVTVEHTSEQVRRSGRAYTTRSTSVLDYTVGGQEMREEITASSSTKIRRSPDRYPEPAWTQGQELMVYADPEEPERFVLVHEYKEADADSLPRGVIIIMIITGVLLILPLVLFLAGARNVREARKL; encoded by the coding sequence ATGAGCAACACCACGCGTTGGTACACCAATGACGGTCAGGGGAACGGGTACTTCGCCCCCGGCTGGGACAGCGAGCGCATCGCCCGCAGGACGGGAGTCTTTCGCTGGATCGCTGTAGCCCTGGCCATGATCATGATCGCCGGCGGGGCCATCCTCGCGTCGGCGCAGTACGGAGAACAGATCGAGTACAACCAGCTGAAATCGACGGGGGTGCAGACGACCGGCGTGGTTGGCCCCGTGACGGTGGAGCACACGTCGGAACAGGTGCGCAGGTCCGGGCGGGCCTACACCACCCGTTCAACCTCGGTGCTGGATTACACCGTGGGCGGTCAGGAGATGCGCGAGGAGATCACCGCATCCTCGAGCACGAAGATCCGCCGCTCCCCGGACAGGTATCCGGAGCCGGCCTGGACTCAAGGGCAGGAACTGATGGTCTATGCCGACCCCGAGGAGCCCGAGCGATTCGTCCTCGTCCATGAGTACAAAGAGGCGGATGCCGATTCCCTGCCACGGGGAGTCATCATCATCATGATCATCACCGGCGTCCTCCTGATCCTGCCCCTGGTGCTGTTCCTCGCCGGCGCGCGCAACGTGCGTGAGGCCCGCAAACTCTGA
- a CDS encoding cold-shock protein, which translates to MATGTVKWFNAEKGFGFIAPDDNSADIFVHFSAIDGGGFRELQENQKVEFEATQGDKGMQASSVRPL; encoded by the coding sequence ATGGCCACCGGTACAGTCAAGTGGTTCAACGCTGAAAAGGGCTTTGGTTTCATTGCCCCGGACGACAACTCCGCTGACATCTTCGTGCACTTCTCCGCCATCGACGGCGGCGGCTTCCGCGAACTTCAGGAGAACCAGAAGGTCGAGTTCGAGGCGACTCAGGGCGACAAGGGCATGCAGGCCTCGTCGGTCCGCCCCCTCTGA
- a CDS encoding endonuclease NucS domain-containing protein has protein sequence MAVEMGIWRINGGKPRKLNSTVMPSERQLEELLEHDSTLLGEPLLIIGRQVKTPYGKFIDLLAIDADGHLHVLELKRDRTPRDVVAQALDYGSWCATLSTDEVVVIANDYLNVPFEEAFEDVFQATRPDVLNEDLQLTIVASELDASSERIVTYLRDFGVPINAVFFAYLEEDDRSYLARTWLAASEETTVAPVGARARKARRASWNGVDWFVSFGEGDYQPGRSWEDGRRYGFVSAGGGAWYSRTLRNVPVGARVNAYIPKQGYVGVGTVVGEAVRFDEATVMMNGQSMKLADHKLVGNYHYAVNGMSESDDEAEWILPVEWIDTRPKEGAFWRKGMFANQNSAGRLRQEYTLDLIAQEFRISADDY, from the coding sequence ATGGCTGTCGAAATGGGAATCTGGCGCATCAACGGCGGCAAGCCGAGGAAGCTCAATAGCACTGTCATGCCATCGGAACGGCAGCTCGAGGAACTGCTCGAGCACGACTCAACGCTTTTGGGGGAGCCCCTCCTCATCATCGGACGGCAAGTGAAGACTCCCTATGGAAAGTTCATCGATCTGCTGGCGATTGACGCCGACGGCCACCTCCACGTTCTGGAGTTAAAGCGCGACCGGACGCCCCGGGACGTCGTGGCTCAGGCGCTGGACTACGGCTCGTGGTGTGCGACTCTCTCGACCGACGAAGTCGTGGTGATCGCCAATGACTACTTGAACGTCCCCTTCGAGGAGGCTTTCGAGGATGTCTTCCAGGCGACTCGCCCCGACGTGCTCAATGAGGATCTCCAGTTGACCATCGTGGCCAGCGAACTGGACGCATCCTCTGAGCGAATCGTCACTTACCTGCGCGACTTCGGGGTGCCGATCAACGCAGTCTTTTTCGCCTATCTGGAAGAGGATGACCGCTCCTACTTAGCACGAACATGGCTGGCTGCATCGGAGGAAACGACGGTGGCTCCTGTGGGCGCTCGTGCGCGCAAGGCACGACGTGCCTCCTGGAACGGCGTGGACTGGTTCGTCTCGTTCGGCGAAGGCGACTATCAGCCTGGACGCAGTTGGGAGGATGGCCGCAGGTACGGATTCGTCAGTGCGGGTGGAGGGGCATGGTACTCACGTACCTTGCGGAACGTCCCTGTGGGCGCCCGGGTCAACGCGTATATCCCCAAACAGGGGTATGTGGGTGTCGGAACCGTTGTGGGCGAGGCCGTCCGATTCGACGAAGCCACCGTGATGATGAACGGGCAGAGCATGAAACTCGCCGACCACAAGCTGGTCGGCAACTACCACTACGCGGTAAACGGCATGTCCGAGTCCGACGACGAGGCCGAATGGATCCTGCCGGTCGAGTGGATTGACACGCGCCCTAAGGAGGGTGCCTTCTGGCGCAAGGGAATGTTCGCGAACCAAAACAGTGCCGGTCGTTTGAGGCAGGAGTACACCCTGGATCTCATCGCCCAGGAGTTCAGAATCTCCGCCGATGACTACTGA
- a CDS encoding OBAP family protein, with protein MGPTPVKSMGLGFAAGLGVAVSAAVGRKVVTAAKVGQGHPLKHRALDLASGLIQPKYPLEAMSTYLNGLHMYADEMGRQVEASHFCIHLRHDLHQCVIFDRNAPDARLIGIEYITTEERFLSLPEDEKRLWHSHHYEVKSGVLAAPGVPELAEHAYFTDLVTTYGKTFHTWQYDRDEFPYGIPQLMMGLTEDGQADEELIRKRDRRLGISTSHKRASRADIPMPEVAPGANLWESGRTVQTRLEEMDFKR; from the coding sequence ATGGGACCTACACCTGTGAAATCAATGGGTCTCGGCTTCGCCGCCGGACTCGGAGTTGCCGTCAGTGCCGCCGTCGGCCGCAAGGTGGTCACCGCCGCCAAGGTCGGCCAAGGCCACCCCCTGAAACACCGTGCGCTGGATCTGGCCTCCGGCCTGATCCAGCCGAAATACCCGCTGGAGGCCATGAGCACCTACCTCAACGGCCTCCACATGTACGCCGACGAGATGGGTCGGCAGGTGGAGGCCTCACACTTCTGCATCCACCTGCGCCACGACCTGCACCAGTGCGTGATCTTCGATAGAAACGCGCCCGATGCCCGGCTGATCGGCATCGAGTACATCACCACCGAGGAGCGCTTCCTCAGCCTGCCGGAGGACGAGAAGCGGCTCTGGCACAGCCACCACTACGAGGTGAAATCCGGCGTACTCGCCGCCCCCGGCGTCCCGGAGCTGGCCGAGCACGCCTACTTCACCGACCTCGTCACCACCTACGGCAAGACGTTCCACACGTGGCAGTACGATCGCGATGAATTCCCCTACGGCATCCCGCAGCTGATGATGGGGCTGACCGAGGACGGGCAGGCCGATGAGGAGCTCATCCGCAAGAGGGACCGCCGCCTCGGCATCTCCACCTCGCACAAGCGAGCCAGCCGCGCTGACATCCCGATGCCGGAGGTCGCCCCGGGCGCCAACCTCTGGGAGAGCGGCCGAACCGTGCAGACCCGGCTGGAGGAGATGGACTTCAAGCGGTAG
- a CDS encoding phosphodiester glycosidase family protein yields MTTSTRRTATRTLTITALSCALLTGGTVAGPVAATSESSAVTAVTADVSAAEREPTAGVGTFRSAGTEQRLARGVTHESFTLGNPDAKYTWTVQVTLPSGQERVRDSQVSSRSAARRVAAELREAGLDARAEAVVADQLADSGGYLGHRVRVGAFPTEAEAEAARSELTALGYSGGTWYEGWDGDQPSSGHRSGPVNVDVVTVDPRRFQGEVTGTFGEDIERTETTSELADGALADVNAGFFVYGEQHGAPGDPAGAAAYNGEILSEAVGDRPNLVIDHRSGRASIQRLTWEGRVSSGREGLDLDGINRVPGKIRNCGGTDDLPTEAPKHDVTCTDADEIVVFTEEYGTTTPEGDGMEVVVDHRGRVQEVNQERGTELTDGQYSIQAIGEDTADLDEFATEARRIKLTNEYLDERGEKLRMTPHTQVLNGGPNLLTDGERNITAARDGMVHADNPGQFYGWTHQRNPRTIAGVDGRGQLVLITADGRQADSVGLSISEAADLSERLGLVDAINLDGGGSTAMVVDGELENSPSGGAERAVGDAIVIRKR; encoded by the coding sequence GTGACTACCTCAACTCGCCGCACCGCCACCCGTACCCTGACCATCACCGCGCTCTCCTGCGCCCTGCTGACCGGCGGCACCGTGGCCGGGCCCGTCGCCGCCACCTCTGAGTCTTCCGCGGTCACCGCCGTCACCGCGGACGTCTCGGCCGCCGAGCGGGAGCCGACGGCCGGCGTCGGGACCTTCCGATCTGCGGGCACCGAGCAGCGCTTGGCCCGCGGTGTCACCCACGAGTCCTTCACGCTCGGGAATCCTGATGCGAAATACACCTGGACCGTGCAGGTGACGCTGCCATCTGGCCAGGAGCGTGTGCGGGATTCGCAGGTCTCCAGCCGGAGCGCGGCCCGCCGCGTGGCCGCCGAACTACGGGAGGCGGGCCTGGATGCCCGCGCAGAGGCCGTGGTGGCCGACCAGCTGGCCGACTCCGGCGGCTACCTAGGCCACCGTGTCCGAGTGGGGGCATTCCCCACCGAGGCTGAGGCTGAGGCGGCCCGATCCGAACTGACGGCCCTCGGGTATTCCGGCGGTACCTGGTACGAGGGCTGGGACGGCGATCAGCCGTCAAGCGGCCACCGCAGCGGTCCCGTCAACGTGGACGTCGTGACCGTCGACCCGCGCCGCTTCCAGGGGGAGGTGACCGGCACCTTCGGCGAGGACATCGAGCGGACCGAAACTACCTCGGAGTTGGCCGACGGTGCCCTGGCCGACGTCAATGCCGGGTTCTTCGTCTACGGGGAGCAGCACGGCGCCCCCGGAGACCCCGCCGGCGCAGCGGCGTACAACGGGGAGATTCTCAGTGAGGCCGTGGGGGACCGTCCCAACCTGGTGATCGATCACCGCAGCGGCCGCGCCTCCATCCAGCGCCTCACCTGGGAGGGCCGCGTCTCCTCAGGCCGAGAGGGGCTGGACCTGGACGGCATCAATCGCGTGCCCGGCAAGATCCGCAACTGCGGCGGCACCGATGACCTGCCCACGGAGGCCCCGAAACATGATGTCACCTGCACTGATGCCGATGAGATCGTCGTGTTCACCGAGGAGTACGGGACGACCACGCCGGAAGGGGACGGTATGGAGGTCGTCGTCGATCACCGCGGCCGGGTCCAGGAGGTCAACCAGGAGCGGGGCACCGAACTGACTGACGGGCAGTACTCCATCCAGGCCATCGGCGAGGACACCGCGGATCTGGACGAGTTTGCCACCGAGGCTCGGCGGATCAAGCTCACCAACGAATACCTCGACGAGCGCGGCGAGAAACTGCGTATGACCCCGCACACCCAGGTGCTCAACGGGGGCCCGAACCTACTGACGGACGGTGAGCGGAACATCACGGCAGCCCGTGACGGCATGGTCCATGCCGACAACCCGGGCCAGTTCTACGGCTGGACGCACCAGCGCAATCCGCGCACCATCGCCGGGGTCGACGGCCGGGGCCAGCTCGTGCTCATCACTGCCGACGGCCGGCAGGCCGACTCCGTGGGATTGAGCATCTCCGAGGCGGCGGACCTCTCCGAGCGGCTGGGGCTGGTGGACGCCATCAATCTCGACGGCGGCGGGTCCACCGCCATGGTCGTGGACGGCGAGCTGGAGAACTCGCCTTCTGGCGGTGCGGAGCGTGCCGTGGGCGATGCCATCGTGATCCGGAAGCGGTGA
- a CDS encoding NAD(P)-dependent oxidoreductase, translating into MPSASPLRITFIGIGAIGLPMARQLLAAGFEVTGVDPSAARREEAAVQGLSVEPAPDSAAEADVVVCMVATPDQLRTAALGDDGVLGRMRDGAVLLVMSTVGPRAVQDVADEAPPSVRVVDVPVTGGVARAITGDLRLFASGPRSVVEEIRPVLDALGTVIDCGAEIGQGQSYKAVNQLLCSVHIVAAAEALALAEELGLDPEKVFSAVAGGAGASWMLSERGPRMLQGLEAEVTSTIGIFVKDSTLVKEIADDLGFDAPMITAAQAKYRAAQKSGWDRKDDSQVIQTYRRG; encoded by the coding sequence ATGCCCTCCGCTTCCCCGCTCCGCATCACGTTCATCGGCATTGGCGCCATCGGATTGCCCATGGCCCGGCAACTTCTCGCCGCGGGGTTCGAGGTCACCGGAGTCGATCCGTCCGCCGCCCGACGTGAGGAGGCGGCCGTCCAGGGTCTGAGCGTGGAACCGGCGCCGGACTCTGCGGCCGAGGCCGACGTCGTGGTGTGCATGGTTGCCACGCCCGATCAACTGCGGACAGCGGCGTTGGGCGACGACGGCGTCCTCGGGCGCATGCGAGATGGTGCGGTCCTGCTGGTGATGAGCACCGTGGGGCCCCGCGCCGTGCAGGACGTGGCGGACGAGGCGCCGCCGTCCGTGCGCGTGGTGGATGTCCCCGTCACCGGCGGCGTCGCTCGGGCCATCACCGGGGACCTGCGCTTGTTCGCCTCCGGCCCACGATCAGTGGTCGAGGAGATCCGGCCGGTTCTCGACGCCCTGGGAACAGTGATCGACTGCGGTGCAGAGATCGGCCAGGGGCAGTCCTACAAGGCGGTCAACCAACTGCTCTGTTCCGTGCACATCGTCGCGGCAGCCGAGGCCCTGGCCCTGGCAGAGGAGCTGGGGTTGGACCCGGAGAAGGTCTTCTCCGCCGTGGCCGGCGGCGCAGGCGCATCGTGGATGCTCTCCGAACGTGGCCCGCGCATGCTCCAGGGCCTCGAGGCAGAGGTGACCAGCACGATCGGCATCTTCGTCAAGGACTCGACCTTGGTGAAGGAGATCGCTGACGATCTGGGATTCGATGCACCGATGATCACGGCAGCACAGGCGAAGTACCGGGCCGCTCAGAAGTCCGGTTGGGACCGAAAAGATGACTCGCAGGTCATCCAGACCTACCGCCGGGGATAG
- a CDS encoding GntP family permease translates to MDIAVLVHLAIAVIGIVLMIVWAKINPVVSIVAGALYLGVAAGLGFTESVEAVNVGFGNLMAEVGLIIGFGVMIGTTLSATGTMQRVVDGLLKLVGPKKSPYVLGLTSGIVFPSIYFDVALVILAPMAGTIAKRTGKSLATLAGSLAIGLEVGLLIVVPGVAAVAVAGPLGVDFGTMLIWGIPLGIFFIISSIFLHDLLMRKIFNPATDLDPHFDDSIFGESLEEERTRLMSHDAGDVAEATDIQAGSVAVETRTRQIPLLIAMLPVIVPILLIVLDTVTGILGQDIPLLGFLGSPVVALLVGLLIGIILAIPTVKRDGIDELITKGAQTSGSILLFTGVAGSLGQVITEVGIGDMLATLFQANAAIPVLLTWTVAAILRMAQGSASVAAITAAALLAPIMGSIDAPAILILLAAGTGAAFGAHVTDNTFWIFKQMLGFTTKGTFKIYTLAQSIFAVIGLAVCLLLELFL, encoded by the coding sequence ATGGACATTGCCGTCCTCGTCCATCTCGCCATCGCTGTCATCGGCATCGTTCTGATGATCGTCTGGGCGAAGATCAACCCTGTCGTGTCGATCGTGGCTGGGGCGCTGTACCTCGGTGTCGCGGCCGGCCTCGGTTTCACTGAATCCGTCGAGGCCGTCAATGTCGGCTTCGGCAATCTCATGGCTGAAGTGGGACTGATCATCGGCTTCGGCGTCATGATCGGCACCACGTTGTCTGCCACCGGCACGATGCAACGAGTGGTGGACGGTCTGCTCAAACTCGTCGGTCCCAAGAAGTCGCCCTATGTGTTGGGTTTGACGTCGGGCATCGTCTTCCCGTCGATCTACTTCGATGTGGCCCTGGTGATCCTGGCGCCCATGGCCGGCACGATCGCCAAGCGGACCGGCAAGAGTCTCGCGACCCTGGCCGGATCCTTGGCCATCGGGCTCGAGGTCGGCCTGCTGATCGTGGTCCCCGGCGTCGCCGCGGTCGCCGTTGCCGGCCCTCTGGGCGTGGACTTCGGCACCATGCTGATCTGGGGCATTCCCCTGGGGATCTTCTTCATCATTTCCAGCATCTTCCTTCACGACCTGCTGATGCGGAAGATCTTCAATCCGGCCACGGATCTGGATCCCCATTTCGACGACTCCATCTTCGGCGAGTCCCTCGAAGAGGAGCGCACCCGCCTCATGAGCCATGACGCGGGCGACGTCGCCGAAGCCACGGACATTCAGGCCGGCTCCGTAGCCGTGGAGACCCGGACACGGCAGATTCCCCTGCTCATCGCCATGCTTCCGGTCATCGTGCCCATCCTGCTCATCGTCCTGGATACCGTCACTGGCATCCTCGGTCAGGACATCCCCCTCCTCGGATTCCTCGGAAGTCCCGTGGTCGCCCTGCTCGTGGGATTGCTCATCGGCATCATCCTGGCAATCCCCACCGTCAAGCGTGACGGCATCGACGAGCTGATCACCAAGGGAGCCCAGACCTCTGGCTCGATCCTGCTCTTCACGGGCGTGGCCGGATCTCTCGGACAGGTGATCACGGAGGTAGGCATCGGCGACATGCTGGCGACCCTGTTCCAGGCCAATGCGGCGATTCCGGTCCTGTTGACGTGGACCGTGGCCGCCATCCTGCGGATGGCTCAGGGATCGGCATCAGTAGCTGCCATCACCGCGGCAGCCCTGCTCGCGCCCATCATGGGATCCATCGATGCACCGGCCATCTTGATCCTGTTGGCCGCCGGAACCGGCGCGGCCTTCGGCGCACACGTCACCGACAACACGTTCTGGATCTTCAAGCAGATGCTCGGTTTCACCACCAAGGGAACCTTCAAGATCTACACCCTGGCGCAGTCCATCTTCGCTGTCATCGGCCTGGCCGTCTGCCTGCTGCTCGAGCTCTTCCTCTGA
- a CDS encoding GntR family transcriptional regulator gives MSIPTAALTGLAKTNLRQQALSALRKAITTGQLQPGTHLVEKDISEQLQISRGTLREAMRQLQQEGLITAGERGRLSVRSLDTKEILDIFAVRAALESLAVRILSQASHREAAVDALRAAVQAMESAVGSTLEERIEADLNFHRILCQLTDNAVLLHSWTALEGSIRMSFMWAGTDRAVGNMRVDRHAAIADVIAAGDAAAAADHILAHMDEAAANLVS, from the coding sequence ATGAGCATCCCGACCGCGGCCCTGACCGGCCTGGCCAAGACGAACCTGCGACAGCAGGCTTTGTCCGCACTGCGCAAGGCCATCACCACCGGGCAACTGCAGCCGGGGACCCACTTGGTCGAGAAGGACATCTCCGAACAGCTGCAGATCAGCCGCGGCACCCTGAGGGAGGCCATGCGACAACTGCAGCAGGAAGGGCTGATCACCGCCGGCGAGCGCGGCCGACTGTCCGTCCGAAGCCTGGACACCAAGGAGATCCTGGACATCTTCGCCGTCCGAGCCGCCCTGGAATCCCTGGCGGTCAGGATCCTGAGCCAGGCCAGCCATCGAGAGGCGGCCGTCGACGCCCTCCGTGCCGCCGTCCAGGCAATGGAGAGTGCAGTGGGCTCCACACTCGAGGAGCGCATCGAGGCCGACCTGAACTTCCACCGCATCCTGTGCCAGCTCACCGACAACGCCGTGCTGCTGCACTCGTGGACAGCCTTGGAGGGGTCGATACGCATGTCCTTCATGTGGGCCGGCACGGATCGCGCCGTAGGGAACATGCGGGTCGACCGGCACGCCGCCATTGCGGATGTCATCGCCGCCGGGGATGCAGCGGCGGCGGCGGACCACATCCTTGCCCACATGGACGAGGCTGCCGCCAACCTCGTCTCCTGA
- a CDS encoding transketolase codes for MEIERLQRIKEAAFRIRTNALIQGEVQGQGYIGQALDIADVLAVLYADQLHLRPEEPEWEGRDRCLLSIGHYAIALYAALAEAKFFPVEELETYATDDSRLPMSAMASYTPGVEISGGSLGHGLVIANGVALGLKRKDNPAFVYNILSDGELNEGSTWEAAAVAAHHELDNLIAIVDFNDQQADGKSQSMLGMEPIEDKFQAFGWETRRVDGNDVAAVLAALEELRGWEGTQPRCLVVNTKLGKGVDFLEEREKLHFMTVAADEWKTAHERLKESSQA; via the coding sequence GTGGAGATTGAACGACTTCAACGGATCAAGGAGGCTGCCTTCCGGATCCGCACCAACGCCCTGATCCAGGGCGAAGTCCAGGGCCAGGGGTATATCGGCCAGGCCCTGGACATCGCCGACGTACTCGCCGTGCTCTACGCCGATCAGCTCCACCTGCGTCCAGAAGAGCCGGAGTGGGAGGGGCGGGACCGCTGCCTGCTGTCCATCGGTCACTATGCGATCGCGCTGTATGCCGCCCTGGCCGAGGCCAAGTTCTTCCCGGTGGAGGAACTGGAGACCTATGCCACGGACGATTCCCGCCTGCCGATGTCCGCCATGGCCTCGTATACCCCAGGGGTGGAGATCTCCGGTGGATCTCTCGGTCACGGTCTGGTGATCGCCAACGGCGTGGCCCTGGGGCTGAAGCGCAAGGACAATCCTGCTTTCGTCTACAACATCCTCTCCGACGGGGAGCTCAACGAGGGTTCAACCTGGGAGGCTGCCGCTGTGGCTGCCCACCACGAGCTGGACAACCTGATTGCGATCGTCGACTTCAATGACCAGCAGGCTGACGGAAAGAGCCAGTCCATGCTGGGTATGGAGCCCATCGAGGACAAGTTTCAGGCATTTGGGTGGGAGACCCGCCGCGTGGATGGCAACGACGTCGCGGCCGTCCTTGCCGCCTTGGAAGAACTCCGCGGCTGGGAGGGGACCCAGCCCCGGTGCCTGGTGGTCAACACCAAGCTCGGCAAGGGTGTCGACTTCCTGGAGGAGCGGGAGAAGCTGCACTTCATGACGGTCGCCGCAGACGAATGGAAGACCGCCCACGAACGACTGAAGGAGTCATCCCAGGCATGA